From one Streptomyces spiramyceticus genomic stretch:
- a CDS encoding DUF6286 domain-containing protein: MSEPDSTTRRLPVVEREQSASAADFNPVPTLGDDDDGKTGRFWSKRRVPAGLLALVVLGAAGLLLYDIAAVRADHPAMRWRRELADDLATRPLDDTWVFTGAGIAVALGLWLLVLAVTPGLRAILPMRRPSEDVRAGLDRSAAALVLRDRAMEVSGVQSVRVQVGRSKVSVNAVSHFRQLDDVRSDLDTALGVGIRQLGLDDPPRLSVHVGRPDKKG; encoded by the coding sequence ATGAGTGAACCCGACAGCACGACGCGGCGGCTCCCTGTCGTCGAACGCGAACAGTCCGCGTCCGCCGCGGACTTCAACCCGGTGCCGACCCTCGGGGACGACGACGACGGGAAGACCGGACGCTTCTGGTCCAAACGCCGGGTGCCGGCCGGGCTGCTCGCCCTCGTGGTGCTCGGCGCCGCCGGTCTGCTGCTGTACGACATCGCCGCTGTACGGGCCGACCACCCCGCGATGCGCTGGCGCCGCGAGCTGGCGGACGACCTCGCGACCCGGCCCCTGGACGACACGTGGGTATTCACCGGGGCGGGCATCGCCGTGGCGCTCGGCCTGTGGCTGCTGGTCCTGGCCGTGACGCCCGGCCTGCGGGCGATTCTGCCGATGAGGCGGCCCTCGGAGGATGTACGGGCCGGGCTCGACCGGTCCGCGGCGGCGCTCGTGCTGCGCGACCGGGCCATGGAGGTCTCCGGCGTGCAGTCCGTACGGGTGCAGGTGGGGCGCTCCAAGGTTTCCGTGAACGCCGTGTCCCACTTCCGTCAACTCGACGACGTGCGCAGCGACTTGGACACCGCGCTCGGTGTCGGTATCCGGCAGCTCGGCCTCGACGACCCGCCAAGGCTGTCCGTGCACGTCGGCCGCCCGGACAAGAAGGGGTGA
- a CDS encoding Asp23/Gls24 family envelope stress response protein, with product MGAAGRVADGQVPAGEAPAGRVAAAERGATRIADRVVAKIAAQAAREALAQAPDDQPGRDRGKEPHAAVTVRHDTARVRISLELGYPSDIGGQCGTVRRQVAQRVKALAGMEVPEVSVQVERLHSASQARRADRGRIR from the coding sequence GTGGGCGCCGCCGGTCGGGTCGCTGATGGTCAAGTCCCGGCCGGGGAGGCCCCAGCGGGCCGGGTCGCGGCCGCCGAGCGCGGTGCGACGCGTATCGCCGACCGGGTCGTCGCGAAGATCGCCGCACAGGCGGCGCGCGAGGCGCTCGCCCAGGCGCCCGACGACCAGCCGGGCAGGGACAGGGGCAAGGAGCCGCACGCCGCGGTGACCGTGCGCCATGACACGGCGCGGGTACGGATCAGTCTCGAACTCGGCTATCCCTCCGACATCGGCGGGCAGTGCGGCACAGTGCGTCGCCAAGTCGCGCAGCGGGTAAAGGCCTTGGCGGGGATGGAAGTGCCCGAGGTGTCGGTTCAGGTCGAGCGCCTCCACTCGGCGTCCCAGGCACGCCGCGCGGACCGCGGGAGGATCCGATGA
- a CDS encoding amidohydrolase family protein, translating to MTDPYLIISSDCHAGLPTEQYRPYLDSAFHRDFDEFLGQRDARRAEMTRLGVRNEAFAAKWFQDNEEGLRGGWDTAQRLKELDGDGVAAEVVFPDADAVDSQTAAPFGVGLGLSGDQDPELGMAGAQAHNRWLAEFVAQNPERHCGVALLPVTGEVDRVVAEIHRAKESGLGALMIPSMWVDKAPYHDRRYDPVWAAAAETGMPVVTHSGAAPRHEYGDHLGIYVSEVTWWPARPLWFLLWSGVFERHPGLKFGVAESGCWWLPNQLWFMDRLYLGAHGGKKLSPFAELKRPPSEYLDRQVFICATNTKRRELAQRYEIGVDNILWGSDFPHPEGTWPDTRAWLKRTFHDIPVTETRRILGLAAADVFGFDTVKLAPLARRIGPTPEELGQPDDQGPVEASWARSREVGRHWLTDHDFPVLGVSP from the coding sequence ATGACAGACCCGTACCTGATCATCTCCTCCGACTGCCACGCCGGGCTGCCGACCGAGCAGTACCGGCCCTATCTGGACAGCGCCTTCCACCGCGACTTCGACGAATTCCTCGGGCAGCGCGATGCCCGCCGCGCGGAGATGACGCGCCTGGGCGTACGCAACGAAGCCTTCGCCGCCAAATGGTTCCAGGACAACGAGGAGGGGCTGCGCGGCGGTTGGGACACCGCCCAGCGCCTCAAGGAGCTCGACGGCGACGGGGTGGCCGCCGAGGTCGTCTTCCCCGACGCCGATGCCGTCGACAGCCAGACCGCCGCGCCCTTCGGGGTCGGCCTCGGCCTCTCCGGCGACCAGGACCCCGAGCTGGGCATGGCGGGCGCGCAGGCGCACAACCGCTGGCTCGCCGAATTCGTCGCCCAGAATCCCGAACGCCACTGCGGGGTCGCACTCCTCCCCGTCACGGGAGAGGTGGACCGGGTCGTCGCCGAGATCCACCGGGCCAAGGAGTCCGGGCTCGGCGCACTGATGATCCCCTCGATGTGGGTCGACAAGGCGCCGTACCACGACCGGCGCTACGACCCGGTGTGGGCGGCGGCGGCCGAGACAGGCATGCCGGTCGTGACCCACTCGGGGGCGGCGCCCCGCCACGAGTACGGCGACCACCTGGGCATCTACGTGTCCGAGGTGACGTGGTGGCCGGCCAGGCCGCTGTGGTTCCTGCTCTGGTCCGGCGTCTTCGAGCGCCACCCGGGCCTGAAGTTCGGCGTCGCCGAGTCGGGCTGCTGGTGGCTGCCGAACCAGCTGTGGTTCATGGACCGCCTCTACCTCGGCGCGCACGGCGGAAAGAAGCTCTCCCCGTTCGCCGAGCTCAAGCGCCCGCCCAGCGAGTACCTGGACCGGCAGGTCTTCATCTGCGCCACCAACACCAAGCGCCGCGAACTTGCCCAGCGTTACGAGATCGGCGTCGACAACATCCTCTGGGGCAGCGACTTCCCGCACCCGGAGGGCACCTGGCCCGACACGCGTGCGTGGCTGAAGAGGACCTTCCACGACATCCCGGTGACCGAGACCCGCCGCATCCTCGGCCTCGCCGCCGCCGACGTCTTCGGCTTCGACACGGTGAAACTCGCCCCGCTCGCACGGCGGATCGGCCCGACGCCGGAGGAGCTGGGCCAACCCGACGACCAGGGGCCGGTCGAAGCGTCGTGGGCCAGGTCGCGTGAGGTGGGCCGCCACTGGCTGACCGACCACGACTTCCCGGTGCTGGGGGTCTCGCCATGA
- a CDS encoding SDR family NAD(P)-dependent oxidoreductase, with translation MRPAEGQVAVVTGAASGIGLAMARRFAAEGLKVVLADVEEAALEKAAAGLREEGAQVLAHAVDVSERASVVALADAAYDTFGAVHVLCNNAGVGSGAEGRMWEHEPNDWKWAFAVNVWGVFHGIQAFLPRMIAGGEPGHVVNTSSADGGIAPLPTASVYAVTKAAVVTMTESLYAHLKAEGVPVGASVLFPGPHMLRTGLWESHRNRLERYAKERPRKTPYRSLGQWEAAMKDAGHEIEFTPVEQVADAVVDGIRADRFWMLPASEHSDRQIRARSQSMLDRANPSYLESFILD, from the coding sequence ATGCGGCCGGCGGAAGGGCAGGTCGCCGTCGTCACGGGCGCGGCGAGCGGCATCGGGCTCGCGATGGCCCGCCGGTTCGCGGCCGAAGGCCTCAAGGTCGTCCTCGCGGACGTGGAGGAGGCCGCGCTGGAGAAGGCGGCGGCCGGACTCCGCGAGGAGGGCGCGCAGGTGCTGGCCCACGCCGTCGACGTCAGCGAGCGCGCGTCCGTCGTCGCGCTCGCGGACGCGGCGTACGACACCTTCGGCGCGGTGCACGTGCTGTGCAACAACGCGGGCGTCGGGTCGGGCGCCGAGGGCCGCATGTGGGAGCACGAACCGAACGACTGGAAGTGGGCGTTCGCGGTCAACGTGTGGGGGGTCTTCCACGGCATCCAGGCCTTCCTACCGCGGATGATCGCGGGCGGCGAGCCGGGCCATGTGGTCAACACGTCGTCGGCCGACGGCGGCATCGCGCCACTGCCCACCGCCTCCGTGTACGCCGTCACCAAGGCGGCCGTCGTGACGATGACCGAGTCGCTGTACGCCCACCTGAAGGCGGAGGGCGTGCCGGTGGGCGCGTCGGTGCTTTTCCCCGGTCCGCACATGCTCCGCACCGGACTGTGGGAGTCGCACAGGAACCGGCTCGAGCGGTACGCCAAGGAGCGGCCTCGCAAGACTCCTTACCGCAGCCTCGGCCAGTGGGAGGCGGCAATGAAGGATGCGGGGCACGAGATCGAGTTCACGCCGGTCGAGCAGGTCGCCGATGCCGTCGTGGACGGGATCCGGGCCGACCGCTTCTGGATGCTTCCGGCGAGCGAGCACAGCGACCGGCAGATCCGGGCGAGGTCGCAGTCGATGCTCGACCGCGCCAACCCGTCGTACTTGGAAAGCTTCATCCTGGACTGA
- a CDS encoding acetoacetate decarboxylase family protein encodes MARVRYGARTEAEIRAAREAGTKLPDIWSTGVVAVWESDPDAVAAVLPPPLKPDGSALVRANISKVDLPGYPLGAGSVAVAAVHDGITGWYPLVMPMTHERALIGGREVFGEPKKLGEVSVERDGLVVRAALARHGIAFVEVRGAVDGPLPLPEPVEKVDFYFKFLPAVDGRGFDADPVLVHCTRNEKVRKLERIVGDVVLRESMYDPVADLPVRRVVSITVGEKTTDQKGRVAERVSAQALLPYIHQRYDDPQQILDGPPEGSV; translated from the coding sequence ATGGCACGCGTACGGTACGGCGCGCGGACCGAGGCCGAGATCAGGGCCGCGCGCGAGGCCGGCACCAAGCTCCCCGACATCTGGTCGACCGGTGTGGTGGCGGTCTGGGAGAGCGACCCGGACGCGGTGGCGGCCGTACTGCCGCCGCCGCTCAAGCCCGACGGGAGTGCGCTCGTACGGGCGAACATCAGCAAGGTCGACCTGCCCGGATATCCTCTGGGCGCCGGTTCGGTGGCGGTCGCGGCCGTCCACGACGGGATCACCGGCTGGTACCCCCTCGTCATGCCGATGACCCACGAGCGGGCGCTCATCGGCGGCCGCGAGGTGTTCGGCGAGCCGAAGAAGCTGGGCGAGGTGAGCGTCGAGCGCGACGGTCTGGTCGTACGAGCGGCCCTCGCGCGGCACGGCATCGCGTTCGTCGAGGTGCGGGGCGCGGTGGACGGGCCGCTTCCGCTGCCCGAGCCGGTGGAGAAGGTGGACTTCTACTTCAAGTTCCTGCCGGCGGTTGACGGGCGGGGCTTCGACGCCGACCCGGTCCTCGTGCACTGCACCCGCAACGAGAAGGTCCGGAAGCTGGAGCGGATCGTGGGCGATGTGGTGCTGCGCGAGTCGATGTACGACCCCGTCGCCGACCTGCCCGTACGCCGCGTCGTCAGCATCACCGTCGGCGAGAAGACCACCGACCAGAAGGGCCGGGTGGCCGAACGGGTCAGCGCGCAGGCCCTGTTGCCGTACATCCACCAGCGCTACGACGACCCGCAGCAGATCCTCGACGGCCCGCCGGAAGGGAGCGTCTGA
- the amaP gene encoding alkaline shock response membrane anchor protein AmaP — MPKKANRVLLGLAGLVLIAVGGAVLAAGAGLSVPSWWPFDGPDDVLLSESGRKRWRDETWWWPTVFAVLTAVVLLALWWLLAQLRRSRLAEVLVDSGDGEGALLRGRALEAVLASDAEAVEGVERARVRLTGRRTMPRARITLTLAPYAEPAAALSGVTREALARARDSAGLETLPAEIRLREVKHRAQRVT, encoded by the coding sequence ATGCCGAAGAAGGCCAACCGTGTCCTGCTCGGGCTCGCGGGCCTGGTACTGATCGCCGTCGGCGGCGCGGTGCTCGCCGCCGGAGCCGGGCTCTCCGTACCGTCCTGGTGGCCGTTCGACGGGCCTGACGACGTACTGCTGAGCGAGTCGGGCCGTAAGCGGTGGCGGGACGAGACGTGGTGGTGGCCCACGGTCTTCGCGGTTCTCACCGCGGTGGTCCTGCTCGCACTGTGGTGGCTGCTGGCCCAGCTGCGCCGCTCGCGGCTGGCGGAGGTGCTGGTCGACAGCGGCGACGGCGAGGGGGCGCTGCTACGGGGGCGGGCGCTGGAGGCGGTGCTCGCGAGCGATGCGGAGGCGGTGGAGGGGGTGGAGCGGGCCCGCGTAAGGCTGACGGGCCGCCGGACCATGCCCCGGGCCCGGATCACCCTGACCCTCGCGCCGTACGCGGAACCGGCGGCGGCGCTGTCGGGCGTCACGCGGGAGGCGCTGGCGCGGGCGCGGGATTCGGCGGGGCTGGAGACGCTGCCGGCGGAGATCCGCCTGAGGGAAGTCAAACACCGTGCGCAACGCGTGACTTGA
- a CDS encoding TetR/AcrR family transcriptional regulator, protein MPRTALTREEVLETAAALVKQHGPASLTMRKLAAELGTAVTSIYWHVGNRESLLDALVERTVQEMGAIRPTGRTPAARIVSVARTLRRELRERPHLIAMVHERGLTERMFLPAQQALVHEMHAAGLRGAAAAEVVRAVQFQAVGHVLVERNRERAPVQHPGEEELWDAETAEHDPALARALARPADSERLFVNSVRALVDGLLTRDDRAVSGGPYPQ, encoded by the coding sequence ATGCCACGCACCGCCCTGACCCGCGAAGAGGTCCTGGAAACCGCCGCGGCTCTAGTGAAACAGCACGGTCCGGCGTCCCTCACGATGCGCAAGCTCGCGGCCGAGCTGGGCACCGCCGTCACCTCGATCTACTGGCATGTCGGCAACCGCGAGTCGCTCCTCGACGCCCTCGTGGAGCGCACCGTGCAGGAGATGGGCGCCATCCGCCCCACCGGCCGCACCCCGGCCGCCCGCATCGTCTCCGTCGCCCGCACGCTCCGCCGAGAACTGCGCGAGCGCCCGCACCTGATCGCGATGGTCCACGAACGCGGCCTCACCGAGCGGATGTTCCTGCCCGCCCAGCAGGCCCTCGTCCACGAGATGCACGCGGCGGGCCTGCGCGGCGCGGCCGCCGCCGAGGTCGTACGGGCGGTCCAGTTCCAGGCCGTCGGACACGTCCTCGTCGAACGCAATCGCGAACGCGCCCCCGTTCAGCACCCGGGCGAGGAGGAACTGTGGGACGCCGAGACCGCGGAACACGACCCGGCGCTGGCCCGCGCGCTCGCCCGCCCCGCCGATTCCGAACGGCTCTTCGTCAACTCCGTGAGAGCTCTGGTCGATGGTCTGCTCACCCGGGATGACCGGGCTGTCAGTGGGGGCCCGTATCCTCAGTGA
- a CDS encoding glycoside hydrolase family 15 protein, with the protein MTQLIEDYALIGDLQTAALVGRDGSIDWLCLPRFDSAACFAALLGDKDNGHWRIAPNGAGNCTRRAYRGNTLVLESVWETRSGTVKVTDFMPQRDKAPDVVRIIEGISGTVSMRSTLRLRFDYGSIVPWMRRSKGHRVAVAGPDAVWLRSGPEDRVKTWGQQFSTCSSCTVAEGERIAFVLTWHPSHEPQPEFIDPFEALEHSVEDWEEWSSRCCYTGPYAESVLRSLITLKALTHAPTGGIVAAPTTSLPEEIGGVRNWDYRFCWLRDSTLTLSALVSAGYLDEAAAWRDWLLRAVAGDPADLQIMYGISGERRLPEVELPWLRGYEGSAPVRIGNEAVKQLQLDVYGEVIDSLHLARSSGLVTKPHAWNLQLSLLGFLESTWREPDEGLWEVRGPRRHYVHSKVMAWVAADRAVRALEEHPALRGDADRWRVMRDEVHRDVCEKGFDPERNTFTQSYGSAELDAATLLIPRLGFLPPDDPRVLGTIEAVRTGLAHNGFIRRYTTDRRDRIAVDGLPGFEGAFLACSFWLVDALRLTGREKEARELFERLLSLRNDVGLLAEEYDAATGRQLGNFPQAYSHIGLVVSALALAGEETAG; encoded by the coding sequence GTGACCCAACTCATCGAGGACTACGCGCTCATCGGGGACCTCCAGACGGCAGCGCTGGTCGGCAGGGACGGCTCCATCGACTGGCTCTGCCTGCCCCGCTTCGACTCGGCGGCCTGTTTCGCCGCGCTGCTCGGTGACAAGGACAACGGCCACTGGCGCATCGCCCCCAACGGCGCGGGCAACTGCACCCGCCGGGCCTACCGGGGCAACACCCTCGTCCTGGAGTCGGTCTGGGAGACCCGCTCCGGCACGGTCAAGGTCACGGACTTCATGCCGCAGCGCGACAAGGCCCCCGACGTCGTACGGATCATCGAGGGCATCTCCGGCACGGTGTCGATGCGCTCCACACTCCGGCTGCGCTTCGACTACGGCAGCATCGTGCCGTGGATGCGCCGCTCGAAGGGCCACCGGGTGGCCGTCGCGGGGCCCGACGCCGTGTGGCTCCGCAGTGGTCCCGAGGACCGGGTGAAGACGTGGGGCCAGCAGTTCAGCACCTGCTCGTCGTGCACCGTCGCCGAGGGCGAGCGGATCGCGTTCGTCCTCACCTGGCACCCGTCGCACGAACCGCAGCCGGAGTTCATCGACCCCTTCGAGGCGCTCGAACACAGCGTCGAGGACTGGGAGGAGTGGTCGTCGCGCTGCTGCTACACCGGTCCGTACGCCGAATCCGTACTGCGCTCCCTCATCACCCTCAAGGCCCTGACGCACGCCCCGACCGGCGGCATCGTCGCCGCCCCCACCACCTCGCTCCCGGAGGAGATCGGCGGCGTACGCAACTGGGACTACCGCTTCTGCTGGCTGCGCGACTCCACCCTCACCCTCAGCGCCCTCGTCTCCGCCGGCTACCTCGACGAGGCCGCCGCCTGGCGCGACTGGCTGCTGCGGGCGGTGGCGGGCGACCCCGCCGACCTCCAGATCATGTACGGAATCTCCGGCGAGCGCCGGCTTCCCGAGGTGGAACTGCCGTGGCTGCGCGGGTACGAGGGGTCCGCCCCCGTCCGTATCGGCAATGAAGCCGTCAAGCAGCTCCAGCTCGACGTGTACGGAGAGGTCATCGACTCTCTCCACCTGGCCAGGTCTTCGGGCCTGGTCACCAAACCGCACGCCTGGAACCTGCAGCTCAGCCTGCTCGGCTTCCTCGAATCCACATGGCGCGAGCCGGACGAGGGCCTGTGGGAAGTCAGAGGGCCGCGCCGCCATTACGTGCACTCCAAGGTGATGGCATGGGTCGCGGCCGACCGGGCCGTACGCGCTCTGGAGGAGCATCCGGCGCTGCGCGGCGACGCCGACCGGTGGCGGGTGATGCGCGACGAGGTGCACAGGGATGTCTGCGAGAAGGGGTTCGACCCGGAGCGCAACACCTTCACGCAGTCGTACGGCTCCGCCGAACTGGACGCCGCCACGCTGCTCATCCCCCGGCTCGGCTTCTTGCCGCCCGACGATCCGCGGGTCCTCGGCACGATCGAGGCGGTACGGACCGGGCTCGCTCACAACGGGTTCATCCGCCGCTACACCACGGACCGCAGGGACCGTATCGCGGTCGACGGGCTGCCCGGCTTCGAAGGGGCCTTCCTGGCCTGCTCGTTCTGGCTGGTCGACGCGCTGCGGCTGACCGGGCGCGAGAAGGAGGCCCGGGAGCTCTTCGAACGGCTGCTGTCGCTGCGCAACGACGTGGGGCTGCTGGCCGAGGAGTACGACGCGGCCACCGGGCGCCAGCTCGGCAACTTCCCCCAGGCCTACAGCCATATCGGACTGGTCGTATCGGCCCTCGCCCTGGCAGGGGAAGAGACGGCAGGATAA
- a CDS encoding Asp23/Gls24 family envelope stress response protein: MTDTSDETKKTSVTKRGGGDPGARGRTTIADGVVEKIAGLAARDVLGVHAMGSGLSRTFGAVRDRVPGAGAGAGARAVSRGVKAEVGEVQTALDLEIVVEYGVSIADVARAVRENVISAVERMTGLEVVEVNIAVSDVKLPEEEEEEPEPRIQ, translated from the coding sequence ATGACTGACACCAGCGACGAGACCAAGAAGACCTCCGTGACCAAGCGGGGCGGCGGCGATCCGGGTGCCCGTGGCCGTACCACCATCGCCGACGGAGTGGTGGAGAAGATCGCCGGCCTCGCGGCCCGCGACGTACTCGGCGTCCACGCCATGGGCAGCGGCCTCTCCCGGACCTTCGGCGCAGTACGCGACCGGGTGCCGGGTGCCGGTGCCGGAGCTGGAGCCCGAGCCGTCTCCCGGGGCGTGAAGGCCGAGGTCGGCGAGGTGCAGACGGCGCTCGACCTGGAGATCGTCGTCGAATACGGCGTCTCGATCGCCGATGTCGCCCGCGCCGTACGCGAGAACGTCATCTCGGCCGTGGAACGCATGACCGGCCTCGAAGTGGTCGAGGTCAATATCGCGGTCAGCGATGTGAAGCTGCCCGAAGAGGAAGAGGAAGAGCCCGAGCCACGTATCCAGTAG
- a CDS encoding DEDDh family exonuclease, whose translation MTMLEDHSTAAPWPTAYPKGYAVVDVETTGLARDDRIISAAVYRLDYRGDVEDHWYTLVNPQRDPGPVWIHGLTSDVLGGAPLFPEIAAELSERLDGRVLVAHNAMFDWSMIAREYARAERTAPVQQRLCTIALSKELRLPLPNHKLESLAAHFGVVQQRAHHALDDARVLAEAFRPSLHAAAQGGVRLPLLECRPLTEWSDSPATPRIGYQASYGGSSSPASWRPSRKRPACPYPNPGRYEPGKLLKQGMRVAFSGDTSVDRELLEDRAIEAGLHVATSVSRLTSLLVTNDPDSATSKTVKAKSFGTPVVDEAAFTQLLRDVTPADG comes from the coding sequence GTGACCATGCTCGAAGACCACTCGACAGCAGCGCCGTGGCCGACCGCCTACCCAAAGGGGTACGCGGTCGTCGACGTGGAGACCACCGGACTCGCGCGCGACGACCGGATAATCTCCGCTGCCGTCTACCGGCTGGACTACCGGGGGGACGTCGAGGACCACTGGTACACGCTGGTCAACCCGCAGCGCGACCCGGGCCCCGTCTGGATCCACGGACTGACCAGTGACGTCCTCGGCGGCGCTCCGCTCTTCCCGGAGATCGCGGCCGAGCTGTCCGAGCGGCTCGACGGGCGGGTGCTCGTCGCGCACAACGCGATGTTCGACTGGTCGATGATCGCCAGGGAGTACGCGCGCGCCGAGCGCACCGCACCCGTCCAGCAGCGGCTGTGCACCATCGCGCTCTCCAAGGAGCTCCGACTCCCCCTGCCCAACCACAAGCTGGAGTCGCTCGCCGCGCACTTCGGCGTCGTACAGCAGCGGGCGCACCACGCTCTCGACGACGCGCGCGTGCTCGCCGAGGCGTTCCGGCCGAGCCTGCACGCGGCGGCGCAGGGCGGCGTACGACTGCCGCTGCTGGAGTGCCGACCGCTCACCGAATGGTCGGATTCGCCCGCTACACCCCGAATTGGGTACCAGGCGTCGTACGGAGGATCAAGCAGCCCGGCGAGCTGGCGCCCGTCGCGCAAGCGCCCGGCCTGCCCGTATCCGAACCCCGGGCGGTACGAGCCGGGGAAGCTGCTGAAGCAGGGGATGCGGGTGGCGTTCTCCGGGGACACCTCCGTGGACCGCGAGCTGCTGGAGGATCGGGCGATCGAAGCGGGGCTGCACGTCGCGACGAGTGTGTCGCGGCTCACGAGTCTGCTCGTCACCAACGACCCCGACTCCGCCACCTCCAAGACGGTCAAGGCCAAGTCCTTCGGCACTCCCGTCGTCGACGAGGCCGCCTTCACCCAGCTGCTGCGGGACGTGACCCCGGCAGACGGGTGA
- a CDS encoding SURF1 family protein — MYRFLLSRQWVILTLLMLALIPTMTELGFWQLHRHEHRVAQNKLIADNLKAKPVPVGDLTSPGHTVPRADYWRRVTATGTYDTAHEVVVRRRTSADDKVGYHVLTPLVLGDGRAVLVNRGWIPFGADQQAFPKIPAAPKGEVTVTGRLKADETTAGSGIKDLSGLPPRHIMLINSEQQAKTLSRPVLGGYIEQIEPVPAGPKPELVPSPDADSIGPHMAYAVQWWLFAAAVPVGWVVLVRRELRDRAEAAVAGDSGTDDSGGGDAGGGDAPAEPAAANA, encoded by the coding sequence GTGTACCGCTTCCTGTTGTCCCGGCAGTGGGTGATCCTCACCCTCCTGATGCTCGCTCTCATCCCCACGATGACCGAGCTGGGGTTCTGGCAGCTGCACCGTCATGAGCACCGGGTCGCGCAGAACAAGCTGATCGCCGACAACCTGAAGGCGAAGCCCGTCCCTGTGGGCGACCTCACCTCCCCCGGACACACCGTCCCGCGCGCCGACTACTGGCGCCGGGTGACCGCCACGGGGACGTACGACACCGCGCACGAAGTCGTCGTACGCCGCAGGACCTCCGCCGACGACAAGGTCGGCTACCACGTCCTCACCCCGCTGGTCCTCGGCGACGGCCGCGCGGTGCTCGTCAACCGCGGCTGGATCCCCTTCGGCGCCGACCAGCAGGCCTTCCCCAAGATCCCGGCCGCCCCCAAGGGCGAAGTGACCGTCACCGGACGCCTCAAGGCCGACGAGACGACGGCCGGCAGCGGCATCAAGGACCTGAGCGGACTGCCGCCCCGGCACATCATGCTGATCAACAGCGAGCAGCAGGCGAAGACCCTCTCCCGGCCCGTCCTCGGCGGCTACATCGAGCAGATCGAGCCCGTCCCGGCGGGCCCGAAGCCCGAGCTCGTCCCCTCCCCCGACGCGGACTCCATCGGCCCGCACATGGCGTACGCCGTCCAGTGGTGGCTCTTCGCCGCGGCGGTGCCGGTCGGCTGGGTCGTTCTCGTACGCCGGGAACTGCGCGACCGGGCGGAGGCCGCGGTGGCCGGCGACAGCGGTACCGACGACAGCGGCGGCGGTGACGCGGGCGGTGGCGACGCACCGGCGGAGCCCGCCGCCGCGAACGCCTGA
- a CDS encoding SDR family oxidoreductase has translation MDLELKDRVYVVTGASRGLGFASARQLTEDGAKVVLTGRDEKAVADAAAELGPNAVGIAADNADPGAAERLIGAARAHFGRFDGILISVGGPAPGSAADNTDEQWQAAFDSVFLGAVRLARAAASSLTEGGVIGFVLSGSVHEPIPGLTISNGLRPGLAGFAKSLSVDLGPRGIRVVGLLPGRIDTDRVRQLDALSGDGDAARARSESRVPLRRYGRPEEFGRAAAFLMSPAASYVTGVMLPIDGGARHGY, from the coding sequence ATGGATCTTGAACTGAAGGACCGCGTGTACGTCGTCACCGGAGCCAGCCGTGGGCTCGGCTTCGCCTCGGCGCGGCAGCTGACGGAGGACGGCGCGAAGGTCGTCCTCACCGGCCGCGACGAGAAGGCGGTCGCGGACGCCGCCGCCGAACTCGGCCCGAACGCGGTCGGTATCGCCGCGGACAATGCCGACCCCGGGGCGGCTGAGCGCCTGATCGGCGCTGCCCGTGCGCACTTCGGGCGGTTCGACGGCATCCTCATCAGCGTCGGCGGACCTGCGCCGGGAAGCGCCGCCGACAACACGGACGAGCAGTGGCAGGCGGCCTTCGACTCCGTCTTCCTGGGCGCGGTACGGCTGGCACGCGCCGCGGCCTCCTCGCTCACTGAGGGCGGAGTCATCGGCTTCGTCCTGTCCGGCTCCGTCCACGAACCCATCCCCGGCCTCACCATCTCCAACGGCCTGCGGCCGGGCCTGGCCGGCTTCGCGAAGTCGCTCTCCGTCGACCTGGGCCCGCGCGGCATCCGCGTCGTCGGCCTGCTGCCGGGGCGTATCGACACGGACCGGGTGCGCCAGCTCGACGCGCTCTCGGGGGACGGCGACGCGGCGCGGGCGAGGAGCGAGTCCCGCGTACCGTTGCGCCGCTACGGGAGGCCGGAGGAGTTCGGCAGGGCGGCGGCGTTCCTGATGTCGCCCGCGGCGTCGTACGTGACGGGCGTGATGCTCCCGATCGACGGCGGCGCACGCCACGGCTACTGA